From a single Hypomesus transpacificus isolate Combined female chromosome 14, fHypTra1, whole genome shotgun sequence genomic region:
- the plekhg7 gene encoding pleckstrin homology domain-containing family G member 7, giving the protein MSETALKQVTVLKENGQDGEKTLDWSYIEWHQNEDLVSKGVSEVQTQTTAGSREDKETQTSNPVIMHIDLTRTHSKLKQSLSLDSDSLVAPLFQFDRQAPARISTSPTLRRMRSTRRPIMDFRDSMRMESTQEEASLGDTFSPIGPLSPPHRLMSPLAASPLSDTGSHHDSAPDSSSSQDNPRFSHRSKTLDNGMVHTRQASLNARQSSSKDCLDREDQEKEPCHKRLQERRRSSVVVSLPGLDVSPGDLFVSNGVADILNSSNFSDTKKSKWPFSRRSTKKGKAQTRTAADVEKCLSGEQVQDWRDSDFQKYKDCSLGEFLQDQSLQRRPDSDPRDYKKQEAIWELFTSECVYFLDQLMVLKEVFQTTLVNLQVQDCLSDVDSWRLFANLKELCLVSYGFLCTLLHAIRDSWGSSETEGEGSLLDLLTKAFRENICCCLQKYCLNYSTALLYVDSLKHREDFGSYVKWCERNQQCRRLQLRDLLVAPLQRLTRYPLLLRNVGKRSRAEEEEGALRRVAEQVETSICDLEGKVKWLENYQKVKQLRDALVWLPVWERDKRAFVPENLKHLVKAVTLENLISHRSLLFEGRLVLTDNPKLIDVYLFLFDEFLLITKIKRNKKKAVGEQNSLRPAQSQELEQLLKEGCTFTVLDQPVSLDRLQMKNVDQLNATASGLPHSFILMHQNRYQQYIGAFILQAPSESVKRVWMSKLEGAVAALLKIDAQQPRVKNSESSQI; this is encoded by the exons ATGTCTGAAACTGCACTGAAACAGGTGACTGTGCTGAAGGAGAATGGACAGGATGGAGAGAAAACCTTAGACTGGAGTTATATTGAATGGCACCAGAATGAAGACCTGGTGTCCAAAGGTGTGTCTGAAGTCCAGACGCAAACCACCGCAGGGTCGCGCGAAGACAAGGAGACCCAGACCAGCAACCCTGTCATCATGCACATCGATTTGACCCGGACACACTCCAAACTCAAACAGAGCCTCTCGTTGGACAGCGACAGCTTAGTGGCTCCTCTGTTCCAGTTCGATCGGCAGGCCCCGGCTCGGATCTCCACCTCGCCCACCCTGAGGAGAATGAGGAGCACGCGGAGGCCCATCATGGACTTCCGGGACTCCATGAGGATGGAGAGCACGCAGGAAGAGGCCAGCCTCGGCGATACCTTCTCCCCCATcggtcccctctcccccccccacaggctGATGTCTCCGCTGGCTGCCAGCCCTCTCTCCGACACAGGAAGCCACCATGACAGTGCGCCAGACTCGTCATCTAGCCAGGACAACCCCAGATTTTCACACAGGTCCAAAACGCTGGACAATGGCATGGTTCACACGAGACAAGCGTCTTTAAACGCCCGGCAAAGCTCCAGTAAAGACTGCCTGGACAGGGAGGACCAG GAAAAGGAGCCTTGTCATAAAAG ACTGCAGGAGCGGAGGCGGAGCTCTGTGGTGGTCAGCCTGCCAGGATTGGACGTTTCCCCTGGTGACCTGTTTGTGTCCAATGGAGTGGCAGACATATTAAACAGCTCCAACTTCTCAG ATACAAAGAAATCCAAGTGGCCCTTTTCCCGACGTAGCACG AAAAAAGGGAAGGCTCAGACACGCACAGCAGCTGACGTTGAGAAATGCCTCTCCGGGGAGCAAGTACAGGACTGGAGAGACTCGGACTTCCAGAAGTACAAG GACTGCTCGCTGGGAGAGTTCCTCCAGGACCAGTCCCTCCAGAGAAGGCCCGACTCGGACCCCCGGGACTACAAGAAGCAGGAAGCCATATGGGAGCTTTTCACCAGTGAATGTGTCTACTTCCTGGACCAGCTCATGGTGCTTAAAGAG gTGTTCCAGACCACCCTAGTCAACCTGCAGGTCCAGGACTGTCTATCGGATGTGGACTCTTGGCGGCTGTTTGCCAACCTCAAagagctgtgtctg GTGAGCTATGGGTTCCTGTGCACCTTGCTGCACGCCATCAGGGACTCCTGGGGGAGCAGTGAGACTGAGGGAGAAGGATCTCTGCTGGACCTCCTCACCAAG gcATTCCGTGAGAACATCTGTTGCTGTCTCCAGAAGTACTGCCTCAACTACTCCACAGCCCTGCTCTACGTCGACAGCCTCAAACACAGAGAGGACTTTGGTAGCTACGTCAAG TGGTGTGAGAGAAACCAGCAGTGCCGGAGGCTGCAGCTGCGCGACCTGCTGGTGGCGCCGTTACAGCGCCTGACTCGCTACCCGCTCCTGCTGAGGAACGTTGGGAAGAGGAGCCGggccgaggaggaagagggggcccTCCGGAGGGTGGCCGAGCAAGTAGAAACCTCCATAT GTGACCTGGAAGGCAAGGTGAAATGGCTGGAGAACTACCAGAAAGTCAAGCAGCTGAGAGACGCGCTGGTGTGGCTgcctgtgtgggagagggaCAAGCGGGCCTTCGTCCCTGAG AACCTGAAGCACCTGGTGAAGGCGGTGACCCTGGAGAACCTTATCTCCCATCGCAGCCTGCTGTTTGAGGGCAGGTTGGTCCTTACAG ACAACCCCAAGCTGATCGATGTCTACCTGTTCCTGTTTGATGAGTTCCTGCTGATCACCAAGATCAAGAGGAATAAGAAG AAGGCTGTGGGGGAGCAGAACTCTCTCCGGCCTGCCCAGAGccaggagctggagcagctgcTGAAGGAGGGCTGCACCTTCACCGTCCTGGACCAGCCCGTCTCCCTCGACCGTCTGCAGATGAAGAACGTAGACCAGCTCAATGCCACTG cgtCGGGTCTGCCCCACTCCTTCATCCTCATGCACCAGAACCGGTACCAGCAGTACATCGGTGCCTTCATCCTCCAGGCTCCCTCCGAGTCAGTCAAG AGGGTGTGGATGTCAAAGCTAGAGGGCGCTGTGGCAGCACTGTTGAAGATTGACGCTCAGCAGCCCCGGGTGAAGAACTCCGAATCCTCCCAGATATGA